From Oligoflexia bacterium, the proteins below share one genomic window:
- a CDS encoding DUF839 domain-containing protein, whose amino-acid sequence MSLYKEWNRRQFLQFMGKNSALLSGISILSSSCMKSSGAVTDISIKSLAPDLNDQVSLIKDLNYSVLVSWNDPIAKDKTFGFNCDYINYVSLSKDNKSLFFMVNNEYPNDKYVSGYFEGKKTKAQADLEQQSVGCSLFKADEVSPGKWQVDQNYKYNRRIDGQTKIPFAGGKTIHKKNYAIGTLGNCAGGKTPWNSFLTCEENYQDYYGERDSKTGKINKDNPYYATQWETIYGYPPEHYGWVVEINPLSSDPGKKLTSLGRFAHESATVTQAKDGRCIVYMGDDKENEFIYKFIADKTNSLETGTLYVADTKNNQWLPLTLNNSKLKQTYKNQLDILIHTREAARMIGATPQDRPEDVELDQDGNVYIALTKNGQTNNPHGSILKITENNNDPLSLSFKHETFIAGGEKTGFACPDNIEFDPKGNLWFTTDISGHNVGKGAYKAFGNNGLFVVLKEGPQAGLPIQVASAPIDAEFTGPKFSPDGKTLFLSVQHPGEMTQDLSKPTSHWPEGGEAHPKPSVICISGPFLNKISAV is encoded by the coding sequence ATGAGTTTATACAAAGAATGGAATAGAAGACAGTTTTTACAATTTATGGGCAAAAACTCTGCTTTGCTTTCAGGCATAAGTATCCTGTCTTCATCCTGCATGAAATCCTCTGGTGCTGTAACTGATATTTCAATAAAAAGCCTAGCACCTGATTTAAATGATCAAGTCAGTCTTATCAAGGACCTTAACTACTCTGTCTTGGTTTCTTGGAACGACCCTATTGCAAAAGATAAAACCTTTGGTTTTAATTGCGATTACATCAATTATGTTTCACTAAGCAAAGATAATAAAAGTTTATTTTTTATGGTTAACAATGAGTACCCTAATGACAAATATGTCAGCGGCTACTTTGAGGGTAAAAAGACCAAAGCTCAAGCGGACCTAGAGCAACAAAGTGTTGGCTGCTCCTTATTTAAAGCGGATGAAGTCTCCCCTGGAAAATGGCAAGTAGACCAAAACTATAAATACAATCGTCGCATAGATGGACAAACAAAAATCCCCTTTGCCGGTGGAAAAACCATTCATAAAAAAAACTATGCCATTGGAACCTTAGGCAACTGTGCCGGTGGAAAAACTCCTTGGAACAGCTTTTTAACCTGTGAAGAAAACTACCAAGATTATTATGGTGAACGTGATTCAAAAACTGGAAAAATCAACAAAGACAACCCTTATTATGCTACACAGTGGGAAACCATATATGGCTACCCCCCTGAGCACTATGGCTGGGTGGTTGAAATCAATCCTTTAAGCTCTGACCCTGGTAAAAAATTGACCAGTTTGGGTCGTTTTGCGCATGAAAGTGCCACGGTCACTCAAGCCAAAGATGGCCGCTGCATAGTTTATATGGGCGATGATAAAGAAAATGAATTTATCTATAAGTTTATTGCTGATAAAACCAACAGTCTTGAAACCGGTACTTTGTATGTAGCTGACACAAAAAACAATCAATGGCTTCCTTTGACCTTAAACAATAGCAAGCTAAAACAAACCTACAAAAATCAATTGGATATTTTAATTCATACCCGAGAGGCTGCCAGAATGATTGGTGCTACTCCGCAAGATAGACCAGAAGATGTTGAGTTAGATCAAGATGGTAATGTTTATATTGCATTGACAAAAAATGGCCAAACCAACAACCCACACGGTTCAATTCTTAAAATTACTGAGAACAATAATGACCCGCTCTCCTTAAGCTTTAAACATGAAACTTTTATTGCTGGTGGAGAAAAAACAGGTTTTGCTTGCCCAGACAATATTGAGTTTGATCCGAAAGGCAACCTTTGGTTTACAACCGATATTTCTGGTCACAACGTAGGTAAAGGTGCTTATAAAGCCTTTGGTAATAACGGTTTATTTGTAGTTTTAAAAGAAGGTCCGCAAGCAGGCCTGCCCATTCAAGTGGCTTCAGCTCCTATTGATGCTGAATTTACCGGCCCAAAATTTAGTCCAGATGGAAAAACATTGTTTCTTTCTGTGCAACATCCTGGAGAAATGACCCAAGATTTAAGCAAGCCTACCAGCCATTGGCCAGAAGGTGGAGAGGCACATCCAAAACCAAGTGTTATTTGTATCAGTGGGCCATTTTTAAATAAGATCAGTGCCGTTTAA
- a CDS encoding AsmA-like C-terminal region-containing protein — protein sequence MKKNIGLKIFLGVGVFFLLLYAVLWFMPKKGLITKIEQQVYEATHLQLSIGNISPALFGVSLDNVSLQAEDKEKLFLSLDHAKFKIKLLPLFSKRVVFSKIILDTPQIKYDLAFNYEGPEQSQEQDPSIEDNAIDFELSKVQISNMKVELQEEGSSLFKTQLDRQIYAIKTQGLNVFEISGQAQFKELLYQTAYGYFGRSLEPMLDIDIVYDSKKQSATIKQLALESKSIKADMSGTLNMLNEPHYNIKLNAKSEQLKQILAFLPSKMFSDQSMQSSDGKLMFEASYVGGDDYSKADFMAKLKLTEGVARYGKEIKDIVLDLDVDKQSITLHALKAKTDKSMIDMKAKISNYLNGIDKSPVNVSGQYNLDFDELKQIEMYPPEHTLSGKANGQFNISQSINSPLMSGRHQLIDVAYASTSPDMQNYKIKNVQAKLELEKNLIKIDVDNMQLNNDELSIKGNVRDALNYALADGSLGYDITVNAKSLDLDKLLPDDEEESTEAIDFSPIKKVNGTSRLMCNVLRYSDLDLKNVNAELVTQNGTIDLKNLSANAFSGLLKTNFKLDVSGKDKFPYQANVNVDQVKIDEFLDYAKTFFPIKIDKLTKVGGQLFSQINSSGTINAKTLMPEIDSISFEGPVKIVEGYLKQSTIQKKLASFIKKDSLKSIDFKSWSQYIKFNKGMFEVNKLNFNSQGVDVSGNGTQSLSGKVNYDFNLKLPKNDVEKIAPAIAKLSPNSTSLDLPIKISGSLSDLKIGLAQGDLKKSVTEKAEKKIEQKVEKRVEKKKEEVKKKAKDAVKDKLKGLGL from the coding sequence ATGAAAAAAAATATAGGTTTAAAAATTTTCTTGGGTGTAGGGGTCTTTTTTTTACTGCTGTATGCGGTATTATGGTTTATGCCAAAAAAAGGCTTAATCACTAAAATAGAGCAACAAGTATATGAAGCAACGCATTTACAACTTTCTATAGGAAATATAAGTCCAGCTTTGTTTGGGGTATCACTTGATAATGTCTCTTTACAAGCTGAGGATAAAGAAAAACTTTTTTTGAGTTTGGATCATGCAAAGTTTAAAATAAAACTTTTACCCCTATTTTCTAAAAGAGTGGTTTTTTCAAAAATTATATTGGACACACCACAGATTAAGTATGATTTAGCCTTTAACTATGAGGGCCCAGAACAAAGTCAAGAACAAGATCCAAGCATAGAGGATAATGCAATTGATTTTGAACTTAGTAAAGTACAGATAAGTAACATGAAAGTAGAATTGCAAGAAGAAGGCTCGTCGCTGTTTAAAACACAACTAGATCGCCAAATCTATGCAATAAAAACACAAGGCCTGAATGTTTTTGAAATATCTGGTCAAGCTCAGTTTAAAGAGCTTCTTTATCAAACCGCTTATGGTTACTTTGGCCGTAGTTTAGAGCCAATGTTAGATATAGACATAGTTTACGATAGCAAAAAACAGAGTGCTACAATAAAACAGTTGGCCTTAGAAAGTAAATCTATCAAAGCTGATATGAGTGGAACATTGAATATGCTAAATGAACCACACTATAATATAAAACTGAATGCAAAAAGTGAACAGCTCAAGCAAATATTAGCTTTCTTACCCTCAAAAATGTTCAGTGATCAATCCATGCAATCAAGTGACGGAAAACTGATGTTTGAAGCTTCTTATGTTGGTGGGGATGATTACAGCAAAGCAGATTTTATGGCTAAGCTTAAGCTAACAGAGGGTGTTGCTCGCTATGGTAAAGAGATTAAGGATATTGTTCTTGATCTTGATGTGGATAAACAGTCTATTACGCTCCATGCATTAAAAGCTAAAACAGATAAGAGCATGATTGATATGAAAGCAAAAATTAGCAATTATCTTAATGGTATTGATAAAAGCCCAGTCAATGTTTCTGGTCAATACAACCTAGACTTTGATGAGTTAAAGCAAATTGAGATGTACCCACCTGAGCATACCTTGTCTGGAAAAGCCAACGGGCAATTTAATATAAGCCAAAGTATTAACTCACCGTTGATGTCAGGTAGGCATCAATTGATTGATGTGGCTTATGCATCTACTTCGCCTGACATGCAAAACTATAAAATTAAAAACGTGCAAGCCAAGTTGGAGTTAGAAAAAAATTTAATAAAAATTGATGTTGATAACATGCAGCTTAATAATGATGAACTATCAATCAAAGGTAATGTGCGTGATGCATTAAATTATGCTTTAGCTGATGGCTCTTTAGGCTATGATATTACAGTCAACGCAAAGTCACTGGATTTAGATAAACTTTTACCTGATGATGAAGAAGAAAGTACGGAAGCAATTGATTTTAGCCCAATAAAAAAAGTTAATGGTACAAGTCGTTTAATGTGTAATGTTTTACGCTACAGTGATTTAGATCTTAAAAATGTTAATGCAGAACTGGTCACACAAAATGGGACAATAGACTTAAAAAACCTCAGCGCAAATGCTTTTTCAGGTTTATTAAAAACCAACTTTAAACTTGATGTGTCTGGTAAAGATAAGTTTCCTTACCAAGCCAATGTTAATGTTGACCAGGTTAAAATTGATGAGTTTTTAGATTATGCAAAAACCTTTTTCCCAATAAAAATAGATAAACTTACAAAAGTTGGTGGACAACTATTTAGTCAAATCAATTCATCTGGGACAATAAACGCTAAAACACTTATGCCTGAAATTGATTCTATTTCATTTGAGGGGCCAGTTAAAATTGTAGAGGGTTATCTTAAGCAGTCTACGATTCAGAAAAAATTGGCCAGTTTTATCAAGAAAGATTCTTTAAAAAGCATTGATTTTAAATCTTGGAGTCAATACATTAAATTTAATAAAGGTATGTTTGAAGTCAATAAGTTGAATTTTAATAGTCAAGGCGTAGATGTTTCAGGTAACGGGACACAATCACTCAGTGGTAAAGTAAACTATGATTTTAACCTTAAACTTCCTAAAAATGATGTTGAAAAAATTGCTCCAGCTATAGCTAAGCTGAGCCCAAATAGTACTAGTTTGGATCTACCGATAAAGATTAGTGGTTCATTGAGCGATCTTAAAATTGGCCTGGCTCAAGGAGATCTTAAAAAGTCCGTTACAGAGAAAGCAGAGAAGAAAATAGAACAAAAAGTTGAAAAACGAGTTGAAAAGAAAAAAGAAGAAGTTAAAAAGAAGGCAAAAGACGCGGTCAAAGATAAACTTAAAGGTTTAGGTTTATAA
- the cglE gene encoding adventurous gliding motility protein CglE, translating to MRRVTVISLIVMFIATSQLPAENLFGEFRRLPDEIEKGFYIGADVGISILNGAVDGTAPAETTTNPGTTLSFNMGYDITKNISIESLFGFAIHEASPQDPQLEGGVNFFSGNLLLKLQKPIGRWNPFVAAGGGVVFTGPEFVDGEKYKMSIAGAAGIEYYTLLRHYSLYFKINYFQFDLPVNMISPAFGIKYTF from the coding sequence ATGAGAAGAGTTACAGTTATAAGTCTAATAGTTATGTTCATTGCAACATCACAGTTACCTGCTGAAAACTTATTTGGTGAATTCAGAAGATTACCTGATGAAATAGAAAAAGGCTTTTATATTGGTGCTGATGTTGGAATATCAATTCTTAATGGTGCTGTTGATGGTACAGCTCCTGCAGAAACAACCACCAACCCTGGAACAACGCTTTCATTTAATATGGGTTACGACATTACAAAAAATATTAGCATTGAAAGTCTATTTGGCTTTGCCATTCACGAAGCCTCCCCCCAAGATCCACAATTAGAAGGTGGGGTTAATTTTTTCTCTGGCAACTTACTTTTAAAACTACAAAAACCAATTGGACGTTGGAATCCTTTTGTAGCTGCAGGTGGAGGGGTTGTATTTACTGGGCCTGAGTTTGTTGACGGTGAAAAATACAAAATGAGTATAGCCGGTGCTGCAGGCATAGAGTATTACACTTTATTAAGACACTACTCTTTATACTTTAAGATTAACTACTTTCAGTTTGATTTACCCGTAAACATGATATCCCCTGCTTTTGGTATCAAGTATACATTTTAA
- a CDS encoding RNA methyltransferase: MTDERLDKIKQLATQRQTDLAVLLENVHDPHNIGAVLRTCDAAGIFNVYILNTDYRLPKTIEAFNEKASSGARKWVKIHFYTDLKQCFDAIKQNYTKLYASNLNNESLEVYNIDFSSEPSILMFGNEHEGLTAKALKQSTHHFHIPQVGMVQSLNISVACAISVYEAVRQKKIKGHYSNNTQEHIDAIESYYLKQHYRKK; this comes from the coding sequence ATGACAGATGAACGTTTAGATAAAATCAAACAGCTTGCAACGCAACGTCAAACTGACCTGGCTGTCTTATTAGAAAATGTGCACGATCCACATAATATTGGTGCGGTTCTTAGAACCTGCGATGCTGCAGGTATTTTTAATGTGTATATTTTAAACACCGATTATCGTTTACCAAAAACCATTGAAGCCTTTAATGAAAAAGCTTCCTCAGGAGCTAGAAAGTGGGTTAAAATTCACTTTTATACTGATTTGAAACAATGTTTTGATGCAATTAAACAGAATTATACAAAACTCTATGCATCTAACCTAAACAATGAATCTTTAGAAGTCTACAATATTGATTTTTCTTCTGAGCCCAGTATTCTTATGTTTGGCAATGAACATGAAGGATTAACCGCCAAAGCCCTAAAACAAAGTACGCATCATTTTCACATACCCCAAGTTGGGATGGTACAAAGCCTAAATATCTCTGTTGCCTGTGCAATCAGTGTTTATGAAGCTGTACGACAAAAAAAAATAAAAGGTCATTATTCAAATAATACGCAAGAGCATATTGATGCAATTGAATCTTACTACCTAAAACAGCATTATAGAAAAAAATAA
- a CDS encoding FHA domain-containing protein gives MAKISKISPVVADRKAVFLRLYNQGKFIETFQLKKGSTLVGRDPSNQIVIKSTFVSRHHFVIEVLDSGIVYIQDLKSRNGTYVNRERISKIKLTHKDRVICGPFEFIFNQPHFDADKDNPDSLTALDVTQKDAAGKRKREPKNPNKKPSLGQDGSGVSLSIEYLDHNDLDIPTIITGLESSRGTNATREADMSVFPDRVVPLQRTSKTKIFLMALAMVSVSAVLAYGMFIFLQKNASKSQLVMQEANDTDSQEESTATVDVKNSNQTNSNKQKVKTKPKGNTVAKSNKSQKSSKNTNFKVADVLGNIVDEEIDFSGLSNLSENTSQRRKNIAKAISKATLSVDVEPPKHKGSLFSFSKNKNKEVSVDSAKEALNYQRSIKNQLGFVQNCFVNYAKNPERPGVISLEISLNDAGRVNRERIDSDHFKTSQLDQCLKKGTEDIIADSKPPWEGFTASYKFKFAGVQKKSFDS, from the coding sequence TTGGCAAAGATAAGTAAAATCTCACCGGTTGTAGCTGATCGCAAAGCTGTATTCTTACGACTTTACAATCAAGGAAAGTTTATTGAGACTTTTCAATTAAAAAAAGGCTCTACGCTTGTAGGTAGAGATCCTTCCAATCAAATTGTCATTAAAAGTACATTTGTATCAAGGCATCACTTTGTTATTGAGGTTTTGGATAGTGGTATTGTTTATATACAGGATTTAAAAAGTAGAAATGGTACTTATGTTAATCGTGAGAGAATCTCAAAAATCAAGCTCACCCATAAAGATAGAGTTATATGTGGACCCTTTGAATTTATCTTCAACCAACCACATTTTGATGCAGATAAAGACAACCCAGACTCTTTAACTGCCCTTGACGTAACTCAAAAAGATGCAGCAGGTAAAAGAAAAAGAGAGCCAAAAAATCCAAATAAGAAACCCTCACTGGGCCAAGATGGTTCAGGCGTATCCTTATCCATTGAATATTTGGATCATAATGATTTGGATATTCCAACAATTATAACTGGCTTAGAGTCAAGTAGAGGAACCAATGCCACCAGAGAAGCCGATATGTCGGTTTTTCCTGACCGAGTTGTACCTTTACAAAGAACATCAAAAACTAAGATTTTTCTGATGGCCTTGGCTATGGTGAGTGTTTCTGCTGTTTTAGCCTATGGCATGTTTATATTCTTACAAAAAAATGCATCAAAGTCACAACTGGTTATGCAGGAAGCCAATGATACAGATAGTCAAGAAGAAAGTACTGCAACTGTTGATGTTAAAAATTCAAATCAAACAAACAGCAATAAACAAAAAGTCAAAACAAAACCTAAAGGAAACACTGTTGCTAAATCAAATAAAAGTCAAAAATCATCAAAAAACACCAACTTTAAAGTGGCAGATGTTTTAGGAAACATTGTGGATGAGGAAATCGATTTTTCTGGTTTGAGTAACTTGTCAGAAAATACAAGTCAAAGAAGAAAAAATATTGCTAAGGCTATCAGTAAAGCAACATTGTCTGTGGATGTTGAGCCTCCAAAACATAAAGGTTCTCTTTTTTCTTTTAGCAAAAACAAAAACAAAGAAGTTTCAGTTGATAGTGCAAAAGAGGCTCTAAATTATCAACGTTCAATAAAAAACCAATTAGGATTTGTCCAAAATTGTTTTGTTAACTATGCAAAAAACCCTGAGCGACCTGGCGTTATTTCATTAGAAATTAGCTTAAATGATGCTGGACGGGTTAATAGAGAAAGAATAGACTCTGATCATTTTAAAACCAGCCAACTAGATCAATGTTTAAAAAAAGGGACCGAAGATATCATTGCCGATTCAAAGCCACCGTGGGAAGGATTTACTGCAAGCTATAAGTTTAAATTTGCAGGGGTTCAAAAGAAAAGCTTTGATTCTTGA
- a CDS encoding histidine triad nucleotide-binding protein — protein MTLFEKIIAKELPATILYEDEQCICIKDISPQAKVHALLIPKQVIPSLNDLTQDHQNLIAHLMLQIPKIASDLGLSEAGYRVVNNIGQYGRQSVQHLHFHILGGEQLSGNFA, from the coding sequence ATGACCTTGTTTGAAAAGATTATTGCCAAAGAACTTCCTGCAACCATTCTCTATGAAGATGAGCAATGCATTTGCATCAAAGATATTTCTCCGCAGGCAAAAGTGCATGCCCTGCTCATTCCAAAGCAAGTCATTCCTTCGCTCAATGACTTAACCCAAGATCATCAAAATTTAATTGCGCACCTGATGCTCCAAATCCCTAAAATAGCCTCTGATTTAGGTCTGTCTGAGGCAGGTTATCGAGTGGTCAATAATATTGGTCAGTATGGTAGACAAAGCGTTCAGCATTTACACTTTCATATTCTTGGAGGTGAACAACTCTCAGGAAACTTTGCCTAG
- the glpX gene encoding class II fructose-bisphosphatase → MEKTLSPECIRITEDAAIACARLMGKGDRNEADQLATQAMRKTMDDIDMCGTIVIGEGERDKAPMLYIGEKVGRFKEGNQSLHWPEIDIAVDPLEGTNLVATGQSNAITVLAASEKGGLMHAPDTYLNKLCVGPTSAGKVDINLEPKENLSRIAKALKREINDLTVVILDRPRHKELINQVRAAGARIKLIGDGDLSAAISCAIRGTNIHAVMGIGGAPEGVLAAAALKCLGGEIQAKFCFRNDEEKQRALKMGHDNLDKVFYTHDLAPGENIVFACTGVTTGDLLTGIRYFGGGARTHSLVMSYQSRIFRLVDTVHMFDKNREAPIIL, encoded by the coding sequence ATGGAAAAAACACTCTCACCAGAATGTATAAGAATCACAGAAGATGCGGCCATTGCCTGCGCCCGTTTGATGGGAAAAGGCGATAGAAATGAGGCCGATCAGTTGGCTACGCAAGCCATGCGTAAGACCATGGATGATATTGATATGTGTGGCACTATCGTGATTGGTGAAGGTGAACGTGATAAAGCGCCCATGCTGTATATTGGTGAAAAAGTAGGTCGATTCAAAGAAGGTAATCAAAGCTTACATTGGCCAGAAATAGATATTGCTGTTGACCCTCTTGAAGGCACCAACTTAGTGGCTACAGGCCAATCCAACGCTATAACTGTGTTGGCGGCGTCAGAAAAAGGTGGTTTGATGCATGCGCCAGACACTTATTTGAATAAATTGTGCGTGGGCCCCACTTCAGCGGGTAAGGTGGATATTAACTTAGAACCCAAGGAAAACTTAAGTAGAATTGCTAAAGCCCTTAAACGTGAGATCAATGATTTAACGGTGGTGATTTTGGATAGGCCTAGACACAAAGAGCTTATTAACCAAGTTCGTGCAGCCGGTGCAAGAATTAAATTGATAGGTGATGGTGATTTATCGGCAGCCATCAGTTGTGCCATACGTGGAACCAATATTCATGCGGTCATGGGTATAGGAGGTGCGCCAGAAGGTGTGTTGGCTGCGGCAGCGCTTAAATGTTTGGGTGGAGAAATTCAGGCCAAGTTTTGTTTTAGAAATGATGAAGAAAAGCAGCGAGCATTAAAAATGGGGCATGACAATTTAGATAAAGTTTTTTATACCCATGACTTGGCACCGGGAGAAAATATTGTTTTTGCCTGTACCGGTGTAACCACAGGTGATTTGTTAACAGGTATCCGCTATTTTGGTGGTGGAGCCAGAACCCATTCTTTGGTGATGTCTTATCAAAGTCGTATTTTTAGACTGGTGGATACGGTTCACATGTTTGATAAAAATAGAGAAGCACCAATTATTTTGTAA
- a CDS encoding bifunctional methionine sulfoxide reductase B/A protein, which yields MSEKQYSKPNQDVLKEILDQESYDVTQNDATERPFTNQYWDHKEHGIYVDIVSGEPLFSSLDKYDAGCGWPSFTQALKPEHIVEKEDHKLMMPRIEVRSKYADSHLGHVFLDGPEPTGMRYCINSAALRFIPIKDLEKEGYGEFKSLFSGEDTVQEVKSETAILAGGCFWGVEELIRQLDGVLSTEVGYTGGTLVNPKYEQVKTGETGHAEAIKIEFDPSKIGFAELLEFFFKMHDPTTVNQQGNDIGSQYRSAIFYQNEDQQKIAQEVIAKVEQSGFWSKPIVTQVIEQKPFYSAEDYHQDYLQKNPGGYTCHFIRD from the coding sequence ATGAGTGAAAAGCAATACAGCAAGCCCAATCAAGATGTTTTAAAAGAAATTTTAGATCAAGAGAGTTATGACGTAACCCAAAATGACGCCACGGAAAGGCCCTTTACCAATCAATATTGGGATCATAAAGAACACGGCATATATGTAGATATTGTTTCCGGCGAACCTTTGTTTTCATCCTTGGATAAATATGATGCTGGATGTGGCTGGCCTAGTTTTACCCAGGCATTAAAGCCTGAGCATATTGTAGAAAAAGAAGATCATAAGCTGATGATGCCAAGAATAGAAGTGAGGTCTAAATATGCAGACTCTCATTTAGGGCATGTTTTTCTGGATGGCCCAGAACCAACAGGCATGCGCTATTGTATTAACTCAGCGGCGTTGCGTTTTATACCTATAAAGGACTTAGAAAAAGAAGGTTATGGCGAGTTTAAATCTCTATTTTCAGGAGAAGATACAGTGCAAGAAGTAAAAAGTGAGACAGCAATTTTAGCAGGTGGATGTTTTTGGGGGGTAGAAGAGCTGATCAGACAACTCGATGGCGTTCTAAGTACTGAAGTAGGATATACCGGCGGCACTTTGGTCAACCCTAAGTATGAACAAGTTAAGACCGGTGAAACCGGACATGCAGAAGCCATTAAAATTGAGTTTGATCCCAGCAAAATTGGCTTTGCAGAACTATTAGAATTTTTCTTTAAAATGCATGATCCAACCACAGTGAATCAACAAGGGAATGATATAGGCAGTCAGTATAGGTCAGCAATTTTTTATCAAAATGAAGACCAACAAAAGATTGCCCAAGAAGTGATTGCTAAAGTTGAGCAGTCTGGTTTTTGGTCCAAGCCCATTGTAACTCAAGTGATAGAGCAAAAACCTTTTTATTCTGCTGAGGATTATCATCAAGATTATTTGCAAAAAAATCCAGGAGGCTATACCTGCCATTTTATAAGAGATTAA
- the hemB gene encoding porphobilinogen synthase, whose protein sequence is MYKASFPLNRMRRLRHSAWIRDLVAETSLSAQDFIWPCFVVDGTHKQEAINSMPGVFRYSIDLLVKKAKEAQDLGIPCIALFPNTDPSLKTDDGIEATNPDNLICRAVAAVKVTCPNLGIMCDVALDPYTTHGHDGILDAQGNIDNDETVEILAQQALVQAQAGCDILGPSDMMDGRIKAIRNALEHAQFHNTLIMSYAAKYASAFYGPFRDAVGSKSNLKTDKRTYQQNPANALEALDEVEQDLKEGADMVMVKPGLPYLDIIHRVQSTFKVPTFAYHVSGEYSMLKAAAEKGYLDDNACMLESLIALKRAGCSGILTYAALDIAKQL, encoded by the coding sequence ATGTATAAAGCCAGTTTTCCCCTTAACCGCATGCGCAGACTAAGACATTCTGCCTGGATCCGTGACTTGGTAGCTGAAACATCTTTATCAGCACAAGACTTTATATGGCCCTGCTTTGTTGTGGATGGCACCCATAAGCAAGAAGCCATCAACAGCATGCCCGGTGTTTTTAGGTACAGCATTGATCTCTTGGTTAAAAAAGCCAAAGAAGCGCAGGACTTGGGTATTCCTTGCATTGCTTTATTTCCCAATACAGATCCCAGTTTAAAAACCGATGATGGTATAGAAGCCACCAATCCTGATAATTTAATTTGCAGAGCAGTTGCTGCTGTTAAGGTTACCTGTCCTAACTTGGGTATTATGTGTGATGTGGCCTTAGACCCTTATACAACACATGGTCACGACGGTATCTTAGATGCTCAAGGCAATATTGATAATGATGAAACGGTTGAAATTTTAGCCCAACAAGCGCTGGTGCAAGCACAAGCGGGCTGTGATATTTTAGGTCCTTCGGATATGATGGACGGCAGAATCAAAGCTATTCGCAATGCTTTGGAACATGCTCAATTTCATAACACTTTAATCATGTCTTATGCTGCAAAATATGCTTCTGCTTTTTATGGTCCTTTTAGAGATGCGGTTGGCTCAAAATCCAACTTAAAAACCGATAAACGGACCTACCAACAAAATCCAGCCAATGCCTTAGAAGCTCTGGATGAAGTGGAGCAAGACTTAAAAGAAGGCGCTGATATGGTCATGGTCAAACCAGGCCTTCCTTATTTGGATATTATTCACCGCGTGCAATCCACCTTTAAAGTCCCCACTTTTGCCTATCATGTCAGTGGCGAGTACAGCATGCTTAAAGCCGCGGCTGAAAAAGGTTATTTGGATGACAATGCCTGTATGCTAGAAAGCCTTATTGCCTTAAAAAGAGCGGGTTGCAGCGGCATTCTCACTTATGCAGCTCTAGACATTGCAAAACAACTATAA
- a CDS encoding thioredoxin family protein, whose amino-acid sequence MALRASQMIGLGQSLPKFDLLDVVSGQRISNDDIKDKNVLIMFICNHCPYVKHVWDEFSRLENDYQDKTIKILAINSNDLENYPQDGPEHMKKLHQTMNWSFPFLLDEKQSFAKALHAACTPDFYIFDAQHKLQYRGQLDDSRPGNGVKVTGQDLRQALDFVIAGEALNLEQKPSIGCNIKWKPGNEPDYF is encoded by the coding sequence ATGGCATTAAGGGCATCACAAATGATAGGGTTGGGACAAAGTCTTCCAAAGTTTGATTTATTGGATGTGGTTTCTGGTCAACGGATAAGCAATGATGATATAAAAGATAAAAATGTATTGATTATGTTCATTTGTAATCATTGTCCCTATGTAAAGCATGTTTGGGATGAGTTTTCTCGTTTAGAAAATGACTATCAAGATAAAACAATAAAAATTTTAGCCATTAACTCTAATGACCTTGAAAATTACCCACAAGACGGTCCAGAGCATATGAAAAAATTGCATCAAACAATGAATTGGTCTTTTCCTTTTTTGTTAGATGAAAAACAGAGTTTTGCAAAAGCTTTACATGCTGCGTGTACACCGGATTTTTATATTTTTGATGCACAACACAAGCTTCAGTACCGAGGTCAGTTGGATGATAGTCGGCCGGGTAATGGTGTCAAAGTTACTGGCCAAGATCTTAGACAAGCATTGGATTTTGTTATTGCAGGTGAAGCATTAAACTTAGAGCAAAAACCAAGTATAGGTTGCAACATTAAATGGAAGCCTGGTAATGAGCCAGATTATTTTTAA